Sequence from the Candidatus Binatia bacterium genome:
GATAGCTCGACGGCGACCGGTGCGCGCGAGCCGCCCCACCACCGCTCCCCGCCGGTCTCCAAATTCTTCGAGCAGATGAAACGGCCGTCGTTCCACGCACGCACCTGATGCTCCGGCTCGCCGTAGAAGCGCTGGCCGACGAGCATCGCCCACGGGAAGAGCGCCACCTCGGTATCGGTCGCGCCGGGATTGTAGAGCGTCACGTCCACGACGAACGAGACGGCTCGGTCGAAGCCGGGGCCGTAGGGAACGTAAAACGCCTCGGTGACGTGAACGCGATGGTCGAGCGTGAACTCGGAGATCTGCGCGTACGGCAGGAAGGTGAGGTCGCGCTCGATCTGGTGCGGGAAGAACGTGCCGTCGCCGAGCCGGTAGGCGATGTGATGCGTCCCGAAGATGATCTGGTCGGTGTCGGCGTCCCAGAGCCCGCGAACGCCGCCCTTCGCGGTCGATTGCGCGTACGTCTTGAGGTTGCCGAGAAGGAGGCCGTACGGCGTCTGCGATTCTTGCAAGACGTAGGCGCAGAACTCGTTCCGTTGCGCGTCATAGCTCAGGCCCATCCGTACGCCCTACTGCGGCGCGGAGCGCAAAGGCGCCTTCTCGCGCGACGGCAAACGCATGGCGGGATGCTTACCCTGCGGGCTCCGGCGAAGCTCAATCTGACGCTCGAGGTGCTGGCCCGCCGCAGCGACGGATATCACGGCGTACGCAGCGTGATGGTGCCGCTCGAGCTGTCGGACGAGCTATCGTTCGATGCCGGCGCGCGTTTCGCGTTCGAATGCGATCGCAGCGAGCTTGCGGACGAGAGCAATCTCGCGGTCGCGGCGCTGCGCGCGCTCGGCGACGAACTCCCACCAGTTCGCATGGTGCTTCACAAACGGATTCCCGTGCAAGCGGGTCTCGGCGGCGGATCGAGCGACGCCGCAACCGTGCTGCGCGCCGCGATGGACGGCGTCTTCGGCGAGCAGCCGCGCCGCGATTGGCTCGCGATCGCGCGCGCGCTCGGTTCGGACGTACCCTTCTTTCTCTCCGGAACCGCCGCGCTGGTCGAGGGCACGGGCGAGCGCGTGACGCCCGCCGGTGCGCTTCCGGCGTGGCACGCGCTGATCGTCAAGCCGCCGGCGGCGATCTCGACCGCGGAGGCCTACGCCGAACTCGACCGGCTCGAGCGCCCGCAGCGCCCGCGCGACCGTTCCGTTTCGATCGCGCTCCTCGAGGCGCTGCAACGCGCGGATTTCGAGCGCGTGCGATCGTCGATGCAGAACGACTTTCACGACGTCATCGCGGCACGGAGCCCCGAGGTAGCCGCCGCCCTCGCCGCGCTGCGCGCCGCCGGCGCCGAGAATGCGTTGCTGGCGGGCTCGGGATCGTGCGTCTTCACGATCGCGCCCGAGCGGGCCGCGATCGGCGCGATTGCGGCGCGGCTCGATCTCCCCGAGGAGTACGAGCGCTTCGCAACCGCGTTCGCGGCGACGCCGCAGTGGCGCTCGTGATCGACGCGGTCGTCCTCGCGGGCGGCCCGTGCGACGACGTCGCGCAGCTGCAGCCGGGCGCGCCGAACAAAGCCTTCGTCGAGATCGGTGAGCGAACGCTCGTGGGGCGCGTGCTCGTCGCGCTGCGTTCGTCGGCATCGGTCGGGCGGATCGTCGCCGTCGCACCGCCGAGCGCCGCCGATCATCCCGATCTCGCGCTCGCCGACGAACTGCGTCCCGACGGCGTGCTGATCACGGAGAGCCTGCGCAGCGGCGTTGCCGGACACGACGGC
This genomic interval carries:
- the ispE gene encoding 4-(cytidine 5'-diphospho)-2-C-methyl-D-erythritol kinase, whose product is MLTLRAPAKLNLTLEVLARRSDGYHGVRSVMVPLELSDELSFDAGARFAFECDRSELADESNLAVAALRALGDELPPVRMVLHKRIPVQAGLGGGSSDAATVLRAAMDGVFGEQPRRDWLAIARALGSDVPFFLSGTAALVEGTGERVTPAGALPAWHALIVKPPAAISTAEAYAELDRLERPQRPRDRSVSIALLEALQRADFERVRSSMQNDFHDVIAARSPEVAAALAALRAAGAENALLAGSGSCVFTIAPERAAIGAIAARLDLPEEYERFATAFAATPQWRS